In one Massilia endophytica genomic region, the following are encoded:
- a CDS encoding sensor histidine kinase, whose product MKALFERLSGRFRQRSMGSLRGQLLRWLLLPLIVLETLNTVSAYRNALDAADQAYDRSLLASTRALAERVTIQDGRVVAEVPYVALDSFETDTLGRIYYKVTGLHGETVSGYDDLPAVPPNVPRSESYPALVRFYHANYNGQPIRIAALLQPVYDDSMRGIALIQVGETLDARRTLTNKILLDTVRWQAGQLIAATLLIWFAVRLVLQPLMQLRRAVEARSVSDLANLDPALVHKEVRPLVEAMNASMSRIQSLLSSQRRFIADASHQLRTPLAVLRTQTEMAQREVERHGAAPELREVLSSIAGTTDATVHLANRLLMLARVEHSQGGKTEPVALRALLQQVALELAPQAVNRQVDLSLEDSPEVQLQGQALLLHEMLANLVDNALRYTPAGGSVVLRVLEQEGAPVLEVEDSGPGIPPAERERVFSPFYRASSSMQLNPGGAGLGLAIVRDIATLHAAAISLHEGENGRGLLVRLRFPAALNTH is encoded by the coding sequence ATGAAGGCCCTGTTCGAGCGGCTCAGCGGCCGGTTCCGCCAGCGCAGCATGGGCAGCCTGCGCGGCCAGCTCCTGCGCTGGCTGCTGCTGCCGCTCATCGTGCTCGAAACCCTGAACACCGTGTCGGCCTACCGCAACGCCCTCGATGCGGCGGACCAGGCCTACGACCGCTCCCTGCTCGCTTCCACCCGCGCGCTCGCCGAACGCGTCACCATCCAGGACGGCCGCGTGGTGGCCGAAGTGCCCTATGTGGCGCTGGACAGCTTCGAGACCGATACGCTTGGCCGCATCTACTACAAGGTCACGGGCCTGCATGGCGAAACCGTGTCCGGCTACGACGACCTGCCGGCCGTGCCGCCCAATGTGCCGCGCTCCGAGAGCTACCCTGCCCTGGTGCGCTTCTACCACGCGAACTACAACGGCCAGCCGATCCGCATCGCCGCCCTGCTGCAGCCGGTGTACGACGACTCCATGCGCGGCATTGCCCTGATCCAGGTGGGCGAAACCCTGGATGCGCGGCGCACGCTGACCAACAAGATCCTGCTCGACACCGTTCGCTGGCAGGCGGGCCAGCTCATTGCGGCCACGCTGCTGATCTGGTTCGCCGTGCGCCTGGTGCTGCAGCCTCTCATGCAGCTGCGGCGCGCGGTGGAGGCGCGCAGCGTGTCCGACCTGGCCAATCTCGACCCGGCCCTGGTGCACAAGGAAGTGCGCCCGCTGGTGGAAGCCATGAACGCCTCCATGTCGCGCATCCAGAGCCTTCTGAGCAGCCAGCGGCGATTCATTGCTGACGCCTCGCACCAGCTGCGCACCCCGCTCGCCGTGCTGCGCACGCAAACGGAGATGGCGCAGCGCGAAGTGGAGCGGCACGGCGCCGCGCCCGAACTGCGCGAGGTGCTCTCCAGCATCGCGGGAACGACGGACGCCACGGTCCACCTGGCCAACCGCCTGCTGATGCTGGCGCGCGTGGAGCACAGCCAGGGCGGCAAGACCGAGCCAGTGGCGCTGCGCGCCCTGCTGCAGCAGGTGGCGCTGGAACTGGCGCCGCAGGCCGTGAACCGGCAGGTGGACCTGTCGCTGGAGGATTCGCCGGAAGTGCAGCTGCAAGGCCAGGCCCTGCTGCTGCACGAAATGCTGGCCAACCTGGTGGACAATGCGCTGCGCTATACGCCGGCGGGCGGCAGCGTGGTGCTGCGCGTGCTCGAACAGGAAGGCGCGCCGGTGCTCGAGGTGGAAGACAGCGGCCCGGGCATTCCGCCGGCGGAGCGCGAGCGCGTGTTCTCGCCCTTCTACCGCGCTTCGTCCTCCATGCAGCTGAACCCCGGCGGCGCGGGGCTGGGCCTGGCCATCGTGCGCGACATCGCCACGCTGCACGCGGCCGCGATCAGCCTGCACGAGGGAGAGAACGGCCGGGGCCTGCTGGTGCGCCTGCGCTTCCCCGCTGCGCTCAATACTCACTGA
- a CDS encoding response regulator → MGANETNGQAVKTLLLVDDEPNILSALTRVLRLDGYRILTATGGAAALALLENETVDVIVSDQRMPGMLGVDFLRQAKALYPSTIRIMLSGYTELQSVTAAVNEGAIYRFLTKPWDDEQLRANIADGFRMKAVGDENVRLYRELSEANAKLAAANAQMRQLVQEKQEQIVLDEISLAVARELLSSLPLPVIGLDDQETIVFINDAAAAMFGDYGLLLGQSCSTAMPQLHAALAQDGAARSIELAGRRYQVQQHAMGSKSASRGTLITLSQ, encoded by the coding sequence ATGGGTGCGAACGAAACGAATGGCCAGGCAGTCAAGACGCTGCTGCTGGTGGATGACGAACCGAATATCCTGTCGGCGCTGACCCGCGTGCTGCGCCTGGACGGCTACCGCATCCTCACTGCCACGGGCGGCGCCGCCGCCCTCGCCCTGCTGGAGAACGAGACGGTGGACGTGATCGTGTCCGACCAGCGCATGCCCGGCATGCTGGGCGTGGACTTCCTGCGCCAGGCCAAGGCGCTCTACCCCAGCACCATCCGCATCATGCTCTCCGGCTATACGGAACTGCAGTCGGTGACGGCGGCCGTGAACGAAGGCGCCATCTACCGCTTCCTCACCAAGCCCTGGGATGACGAGCAGCTGCGCGCCAATATCGCCGACGGCTTCCGCATGAAGGCCGTGGGCGACGAGAACGTGCGCCTGTACCGGGAGCTGAGCGAGGCGAACGCCAAGCTGGCCGCCGCCAACGCGCAGATGCGCCAGCTGGTGCAGGAAAAGCAGGAGCAGATCGTGCTGGACGAAATCAGCCTGGCCGTGGCGCGCGAGCTGCTGAGCTCCCTACCCCTGCCTGTGATCGGGCTGGACGACCAGGAAACCATTGTCTTCATCAACGACGCGGCCGCCGCCATGTTCGGCGACTACGGCCTGCTGCTGGGCCAGAGCTGCTCCACCGCCATGCCGCAGCTGCATGCGGCCCTGGCCCAGGACGGCGCCGCCCGCAGCATCGAGCTGGCGGGCAGGCGCTACCAGGTGCAGCAGCACGCCATGGGCAGCAAATCCGCTTCGCGCGGCACCCTTATCACCCTGAGCCAGTGA
- a CDS encoding HDOD domain-containing protein codes for MNTPAESLVTRPLSLPPMPQVAAELLSSMGREEIDVSTLARKIAADQALAAKTLRLANSSFYGLSTKVATIQQAITVLGFRSVRSLVTACAMTSVWPQQPGHPPLERFWLHSVAAGAAARALAMATRRDSELAFIAGLLHDLGSLVLASQFPAHYQKVIEAIEAGAPSVQAEQEILGMDHAQIGGALAEHWRFPPSIREAVAAHHAEDGSGGELGALVAGANVLAHCLAGERSTGEEGPAIMARLGLPPEALDLVMANTQLAFGPLKNVLLSQA; via the coding sequence ATGAATACCCCCGCCGAGAGCCTGGTGACCCGGCCCCTGAGCCTGCCGCCCATGCCGCAGGTGGCGGCCGAGCTGCTCAGCAGCATGGGCCGCGAAGAGATCGACGTGAGCACCCTGGCGCGCAAGATCGCCGCCGACCAAGCCCTGGCCGCCAAGACCCTGCGCCTGGCCAATTCTTCCTTCTATGGCCTGTCCACCAAGGTTGCCACCATCCAGCAGGCGATTACCGTGCTGGGCTTTCGCAGCGTGCGTTCCCTCGTGACCGCCTGCGCGATGACCTCGGTGTGGCCGCAGCAGCCGGGGCATCCGCCGCTGGAGCGCTTCTGGCTGCATTCGGTGGCCGCCGGCGCCGCCGCGCGCGCCCTCGCCATGGCCACGCGCCGGGACAGCGAACTGGCCTTTATCGCGGGCCTGCTGCACGACCTGGGCTCCCTGGTGCTGGCCAGCCAATTCCCCGCCCACTACCAGAAGGTGATCGAGGCCATCGAGGCGGGCGCCCCTTCGGTGCAGGCGGAACAGGAAATCCTCGGCATGGACCACGCCCAGATCGGCGGCGCCCTGGCCGAGCACTGGCGCTTTCCGCCCTCGATACGGGAGGCCGTGGCGGCCCACCACGCCGAGGACGGCTCGGGCGGCGAGCTGGGCGCCCTGGTGGCGGGCGCCAATGTGCTGGCCCACTGCCTGGCCGGAGAACGCAGCACCGGAGAGGAAGGACCGGCCATCATGGCGCGGCTCGGCTTGCCGCCCGAAGCCCTGGACCTGGTGATGGCCAATACCCAGCTCGCGTTCGGCCCGCTGAAGAACGTCCTGCTCAGCCAGGCGTAG
- a CDS encoding ATP-binding protein translates to MSADSSALPGAPHTVSLSDFIDGHPVATFVIDNRHVVTHWNRACEHLLGWDRADMLGTSNHWKPFYSYARPLLADLIVDGRHDEIHRHYQREFAASAVIPGAYEIEDFFPSIGAQGHWLHFTAAPLYDEHGRMVGAIETLQDVTERRVAENAMRATRNNLEQIVRHRTAELAESNRKLADDVRQRYEAEEALRARNHELTQVNQRLQLAQQQLLQAEKLASIGQLAAGVAHEINNPIGYVLSNFTSLKRYVDQLFQVLDACQGAPGLVLPLPQSELDFLRGDVAALLTESSEGIERVRHIVQDLKDFSRADAQAEWSRADLNRGIDSTLNIVASEIKYKAEVVKEYGELPPVECIPSQLNQVIMNLLVNAAHAIETVPGRITLRTGHDTAADTAWFEVGDTGCGMSPEVQSRIFDPFYTTKAIGKGTGLGLAVSYGIVQKHGGHFEIESSPGAGSRIRVVLPVSRRATEEAENSQ, encoded by the coding sequence ATGTCCGCCGATTCCTCCGCGCTGCCCGGAGCGCCGCATACGGTGTCCCTGTCCGATTTCATCGACGGGCACCCCGTGGCCACCTTCGTCATCGACAACCGCCACGTGGTCACCCACTGGAACCGCGCCTGCGAGCATCTCCTGGGCTGGGACCGGGCCGACATGCTGGGCACCAGCAACCACTGGAAGCCGTTCTACTCGTATGCCCGCCCCCTGCTGGCTGACCTGATCGTGGACGGCCGCCACGACGAGATCCACCGCCACTACCAGCGCGAGTTCGCCGCCTCGGCCGTGATTCCCGGCGCCTACGAGATCGAGGACTTCTTCCCCAGCATCGGCGCCCAGGGCCACTGGCTGCATTTCACGGCCGCGCCCCTGTACGACGAGCACGGCCGCATGGTGGGCGCCATCGAAACCCTGCAGGACGTCACGGAGCGGCGCGTCGCCGAGAACGCCATGCGCGCCACGCGCAACAATCTGGAGCAGATCGTGCGGCACCGCACGGCGGAGCTGGCGGAGAGCAACCGCAAGCTGGCCGACGATGTGCGCCAGCGCTACGAGGCGGAGGAAGCCCTGCGCGCCCGCAACCACGAGCTCACGCAGGTGAACCAGCGGCTCCAGCTGGCCCAGCAGCAGCTGCTGCAGGCGGAGAAGCTGGCCTCCATCGGCCAGCTGGCCGCCGGCGTGGCGCACGAAATCAACAACCCCATCGGCTATGTGCTGTCCAATTTCACCAGCCTGAAGCGCTATGTGGACCAGCTCTTCCAGGTGCTGGACGCCTGCCAGGGCGCGCCCGGCCTGGTGCTGCCCCTGCCGCAGTCGGAGCTGGACTTCCTGCGCGGCGACGTGGCCGCCCTGCTCACGGAATCGAGCGAAGGCATCGAGCGCGTGCGCCATATCGTGCAGGACCTGAAGGACTTCTCGCGCGCCGACGCCCAGGCCGAATGGTCGCGGGCCGACCTGAACCGGGGCATCGATTCCACCCTCAACATCGTGGCCAGCGAAATCAAGTACAAGGCCGAGGTGGTGAAGGAGTACGGCGAGCTGCCGCCCGTGGAATGCATACCCTCCCAGCTCAACCAGGTCATCATGAACCTGCTGGTGAATGCCGCGCACGCGATTGAAACCGTGCCGGGACGCATCACCTTGCGCACCGGCCACGACACGGCAGCCGATACCGCCTGGTTCGAAGTAGGCGACACGGGCTGCGGCATGTCGCCCGAGGTGCAAAGCCGCATTTTCGACCCCTTCTACACGACGAAAGCCATCGGCAAGGGTACCGGATTGGGCCTGGCGGTATCCTATGGTATCGTACAGAAACACGGCGGCCATTTCGAAATCGAATCCAGTCCCGGCGCCGGCTCGCGCATCCGGGTCGTCCTGCCAGTGAGCCGCCGCGCAACCGAGGAAGCGGAGAACAGCCAATGA
- a CDS encoding HD domain-containing phosphohydrolase, protein MTMPVQTDNASEAVPATVLCVDDEPNILASLRRLFRSQNYRVLIAESGAQGLAVLEKETVDLVISDMRMPEMDGARFLAQVCERWPHITRMLLTGYADIQSIQDAINSGQIYRYITKPWDDNEILLSVRHALERHALEAEKRRLEELTRQQNEELKELNSNLEAQVEERTRQWRAEHEATMAANEKLKRNYITTIKVFSSMMEQRIQNAPGHAREIAELVRLLCGELGLDARETQDVFVAALLHDIGKIGFSDELLATPYTLLQGESLHQYRKHPLRAEQLLMPLDDLRGTAAILRAQMERFDGNGFPDGRRGLEIPLGARILAPALDYYNLQQGHIVQRHLPQAEARALIVNASGKRYDPNVVAAFSTVVDGGANTVQAGVAVLSGELRPGMTLAADLVSREGLLLLPAEHVMEERMIQQVLDFETKSGARLSIRVHPPKPQA, encoded by the coding sequence ATGACAATGCCGGTCCAGACCGACAATGCCAGTGAAGCGGTACCGGCAACGGTGCTGTGCGTAGACGACGAACCGAACATCCTGGCATCGCTGCGGCGGCTTTTCCGTTCGCAGAACTACCGCGTGCTCATTGCGGAAAGCGGCGCGCAGGGCCTCGCCGTGCTCGAGAAGGAAACGGTGGACCTGGTGATTTCGGACATGCGCATGCCGGAGATGGACGGCGCGCGCTTCCTGGCCCAGGTATGCGAGCGCTGGCCGCACATCACGCGCATGCTGCTCACCGGTTATGCCGACATCCAGTCCATCCAGGACGCCATCAACTCCGGCCAGATCTACCGCTACATCACCAAGCCCTGGGACGACAACGAGATCCTGCTCTCCGTGCGCCACGCCCTGGAGCGGCATGCGCTGGAGGCCGAGAAGCGGCGCCTGGAAGAACTCACGCGCCAGCAGAACGAAGAACTCAAGGAACTGAACTCCAACCTGGAGGCCCAGGTCGAGGAGCGTACGCGCCAGTGGCGCGCCGAGCACGAGGCCACGATGGCCGCGAACGAAAAGCTCAAGCGCAACTACATCACCACCATCAAGGTCTTCTCCAGCATGATGGAGCAGCGCATCCAGAACGCGCCGGGCCATGCGCGCGAGATCGCGGAACTGGTGCGGCTGCTGTGCGGGGAACTGGGCCTGGATGCGCGCGAGACCCAGGACGTGTTCGTGGCCGCCCTGCTGCACGACATCGGCAAGATCGGCTTCTCGGACGAGCTGCTGGCCACCCCCTACACCCTGCTGCAAGGCGAGTCCCTGCACCAGTACCGCAAGCATCCCCTGCGCGCCGAGCAGCTGCTGATGCCGCTGGACGACCTGCGCGGCACCGCCGCCATCCTGCGCGCCCAGATGGAACGCTTCGACGGCAACGGCTTCCCGGACGGACGGCGCGGGCTGGAGATTCCCCTGGGCGCGCGCATCCTCGCGCCCGCCCTTGACTACTACAACCTGCAGCAAGGCCATATCGTGCAGCGCCACCTGCCGCAGGCCGAGGCGCGCGCCCTCATCGTGAACGCTTCCGGCAAGCGCTACGACCCGAACGTGGTCGCAGCCTTCAGCACCGTGGTGGATGGCGGCGCCAACACGGTGCAGGCGGGAGTGGCGGTGCTGTCCGGCGAACTGCGTCCCGGCATGACGCTGGCGGCCGACCTGGTCAGCCGCGAAGGCCTGCTCCTGCTGCCGGCCGAACACGTGATGGAAGAGCGCATGATCCAGCAGGTGCTGGACTTCGAAACCAAGAGCGGCGCCCGGCTCTCGATCCGCGTGCATCCACCGAAGCCGCAGGCGTAG
- a CDS encoding type II toxin-antitoxin system Phd/YefM family antitoxin, with product MRTVDTREAQANFSKLIEAVKQGEQIVIAIAGSPAAMLVPPKSRKPVRKFGAMKGNIHVDPDFDAPLPDDLEAAFGAR from the coding sequence GTGCGAACCGTCGATACTCGTGAAGCGCAGGCTAATTTTTCGAAACTGATCGAGGCTGTCAAACAAGGGGAACAAATTGTGATCGCAATCGCAGGCAGCCCCGCGGCCATGCTTGTGCCCCCGAAGTCTCGCAAACCTGTTCGCAAATTCGGTGCGATGAAAGGCAATATTCACGTCGATCCGGATTTCGACGCTCCTCTGCCAGACGACCTGGAAGCTGCGTTCGGAGCGCGATAA
- a CDS encoding DUF6968 family protein, with protein sequence MTLAVCSRQYVATSPEGKQVNGQVEVLIPAEKGRFQWECEVRLGPIETSPFLVMGVDSWQAIQQAMHMTYVQIDHRERTGWKFLWLEDEAFGSRMLLPARGQERA encoded by the coding sequence ATGACGTTGGCTGTGTGTTCTCGGCAATACGTTGCTACTAGCCCTGAGGGCAAGCAGGTGAACGGGCAAGTCGAAGTATTGATTCCAGCAGAGAAGGGACGATTTCAATGGGAGTGCGAGGTACGCCTTGGCCCTATTGAAACATCCCCTTTTCTTGTGATGGGCGTCGACAGCTGGCAAGCAATTCAGCAGGCGATGCACATGACCTACGTTCAAATTGACCACCGCGAGCGTACCGGCTGGAAGTTCTTATGGCTTGAGGATGAGGCGTTTGGTTCGAGAATGCTCCTGCCAGCCAGAGGGCAGGAGCGAGCATAG
- a CDS encoding ATP-binding protein produces MQFDEFELLSTPPAQTPPQAAAPADPLVRLQYLIDNTAAVIYCAVPTGDFKMTFVSNNVFHVLGYRPEEMLADPNFWFDHIHPEDAPNIFSSLALLFSEGERVYEYRFRASSGDYLWMHDSLRLIRDEQGAPLEVVGALTDITARKVMEQALNQRDVEQQALIAKLREAHEQLLQSEKMASIGQLAAGIAHEINNPVGFVNSNMNALANYTGSLFQVIADYEGMLASSGQFADRVAAIREKADLDYLKEDVQSLVKESLDGLKRVRDIVQALKDFSHVGETEWQVADLHQGIESTLNIVSNELKYKVTIDKQYGQLPPVTCLASQLNQVFMNLLINAGHAIKERGAIRIRTGAADGWVWIEFTDTGSGIAPEHLNRIFEPFFTTKPVGSGTGLGLSLSYGIVNKHGGRIEVVSKLGKGSRFTVHLPVQPPGAEAPKA; encoded by the coding sequence ATGCAATTTGACGAATTTGAGCTCCTCTCTACACCGCCGGCGCAGACGCCGCCCCAGGCTGCGGCCCCCGCCGATCCCCTGGTTCGCCTGCAGTACCTGATCGACAACACCGCGGCTGTGATCTATTGCGCGGTGCCGACGGGTGACTTCAAGATGACCTTCGTCAGCAACAACGTCTTCCACGTGCTGGGCTATCGTCCGGAGGAAATGCTGGCCGACCCGAACTTCTGGTTCGACCATATCCATCCCGAGGATGCACCCAACATCTTCTCCAGCCTGGCCTTGCTGTTCAGCGAGGGCGAGCGCGTGTACGAATACCGTTTCCGCGCTTCGAGTGGCGACTACCTGTGGATGCACGATTCCCTGCGCCTTATCCGCGACGAGCAGGGCGCGCCCCTCGAGGTGGTGGGCGCGCTTACCGACATCACGGCACGCAAGGTGATGGAGCAGGCCCTGAACCAGCGCGACGTGGAACAGCAGGCCCTCATCGCCAAGCTGCGCGAGGCGCATGAACAGCTGCTGCAATCCGAGAAGATGGCTTCCATCGGCCAGCTGGCGGCGGGCATCGCGCACGAGATCAACAATCCCGTGGGCTTCGTGAACTCCAACATGAACGCCTTGGCCAACTACACGGGCAGCCTGTTCCAGGTGATCGCCGACTACGAGGGCATGCTGGCCAGTTCCGGCCAGTTCGCCGACCGCGTGGCCGCCATCCGCGAGAAGGCCGACCTCGACTACCTGAAGGAAGACGTGCAGTCGCTGGTGAAGGAATCGCTGGACGGCCTGAAGCGGGTGCGCGACATCGTGCAGGCCCTGAAGGACTTCTCGCACGTGGGCGAGACCGAATGGCAGGTGGCCGACCTGCACCAGGGCATCGAGAGCACCCTCAACATCGTCAGCAACGAACTGAAATACAAGGTCACGATCGACAAGCAGTATGGCCAGCTGCCGCCAGTCACCTGCCTGGCGTCCCAGCTCAACCAGGTTTTCATGAACCTCTTGATCAACGCGGGCCACGCCATCAAGGAGCGTGGCGCCATCCGCATCCGCACGGGGGCGGCGGACGGCTGGGTGTGGATCGAATTCACGGATACCGGCAGCGGCATCGCGCCGGAGCACCTGAACCGCATCTTCGAACCCTTCTTCACCACCAAGCCGGTGGGCAGCGGCACGGGACTGGGCTTGTCGCTCTCCTACGGCATCGTCAACAAGCACGGCGGCCGTATCGAGGTCGTCTCCAAACTGGGCAAAGGCAGCCGCTTCACCGTCCACCTCCCCGTCCAGCCCCCCGGCGCCGAGGCGCCGAAGGCCTGA
- a CDS encoding FixH family protein, whose translation MMIFLRPALFAVATLLAGCMSAPPALDLSLSRATAPHGIRAEIKPLTEPVPLQKLHAWELKLSTPDGQPVTGARITVDGGMPQHHHGLPTQPRVTKDLGNGRYLIEGVKFSMSGWWEIKLAIEGPNGTDKVTFNLVLPES comes from the coding sequence ATGATGATTTTTCTCCGCCCCGCCCTCTTTGCCGTGGCCACGCTGCTGGCCGGATGCATGTCGGCGCCCCCTGCCCTGGACCTCTCGCTGAGCCGCGCCACCGCGCCGCATGGCATCCGGGCCGAAATCAAGCCGCTCACCGAGCCGGTGCCCTTGCAAAAGCTGCATGCATGGGAGCTCAAGCTGAGCACTCCGGACGGCCAGCCCGTCACCGGCGCCCGCATCACGGTCGATGGCGGCATGCCGCAGCACCACCACGGCCTGCCTACGCAGCCGCGCGTGACGAAGGACCTTGGCAATGGCCGCTACCTGATCGAGGGCGTGAAGTTCAGCATGTCCGGCTGGTGGGAAATCAAGCTGGCGATCGAAGGGCCGAACGGCACGGACAAGGTCACCTTCAACCTCGTGCTGCCGGAATCGTGA
- a CDS encoding cytochrome-c peroxidase yields the protein MRRYLGSALAAAACVAASLVMAGGGTEWSAAERAVLATLRLNQLPPAPADPSNRVATLPAAATLGKRLFFDRRLSSNGAVSCASCHDPQLQFQDGKAVAQGVGTGIRRTMPIGSAGHTPFLFWDGRKDSLWAQAVGPLEDAAEHGGNRLAFAHLMRAHYRQDYESVFGKLPDLEGLPADAGPLGTAAQQEAWQALAPERRSEVSRVLANIGKAIAAYERTLHHGETRLDRYIGAVLDGDPAAGDILSAAEIQGLRIFIGKGRCVTCHNGPLLSDQQFHNTGIAPHGPAEQALGRRSGAAKVLRDEFNCLGPYSDARPEQCGELQFLAADGPTLEGAFKAPSLRGVALRPPYMHAGQLAGLDAVIAHYRAAPPARYGRSELRPVALSGEEAQYLRAFLLSLDGAIVERER from the coding sequence ATGCGCAGATACCTGGGCAGCGCCCTGGCGGCCGCAGCCTGTGTCGCGGCGAGCCTTGTCATGGCAGGCGGCGGAACAGAATGGAGCGCGGCGGAACGCGCCGTTCTGGCAACGCTGCGTTTGAACCAGCTGCCGCCGGCGCCTGCCGATCCCTCCAACCGCGTGGCCACGCTGCCCGCCGCAGCCACCCTCGGCAAGCGCCTTTTCTTCGACCGCCGTTTGAGCAGCAACGGCGCCGTATCCTGCGCCAGCTGCCACGATCCGCAGCTGCAGTTCCAGGATGGGAAAGCCGTGGCGCAGGGCGTAGGAACCGGCATCCGCCGCACCATGCCCATTGGCTCGGCAGGCCACACGCCCTTCCTCTTCTGGGACGGCCGCAAGGACAGCCTGTGGGCGCAGGCCGTGGGCCCGCTGGAAGACGCCGCCGAACATGGCGGCAACCGCCTGGCCTTCGCTCACCTGATGCGCGCTCACTACCGCCAGGACTACGAATCCGTATTCGGCAAGCTTCCGGACCTGGAAGGCCTGCCCGCCGATGCTGGTCCCCTGGGCACAGCTGCGCAGCAGGAAGCCTGGCAGGCGCTCGCGCCGGAGCGGCGCAGCGAGGTGTCGCGGGTGCTGGCCAATATCGGCAAGGCGATCGCCGCCTACGAACGCACCCTGCACCACGGTGAAACGCGCCTGGACCGTTATATCGGCGCGGTGCTGGACGGCGACCCGGCCGCAGGAGATATCCTGAGCGCGGCCGAAATACAGGGCTTGCGCATCTTCATCGGCAAGGGCCGCTGCGTCACCTGCCACAATGGCCCGCTGCTCTCCGACCAGCAGTTCCACAACACCGGCATCGCGCCGCACGGCCCGGCGGAACAGGCGCTGGGACGGCGCAGCGGCGCCGCCAAGGTGCTGCGGGATGAATTCAACTGCCTGGGCCCCTATAGCGATGCCCGCCCCGAGCAATGCGGCGAGCTCCAGTTCCTGGCGGCGGACGGCCCCACGCTGGAAGGCGCGTTCAAGGCGCCGAGCCTGCGCGGCGTGGCACTGCGCCCTCCTTACATGCATGCCGGCCAGCTGGCCGGGCTGGATGCGGTGATCGCGCACTACCGCGCCGCCCCGCCGGCGCGTTACGGCCGCAGTGAGCTCAGGCCCGTCGCCCTCAGCGGCGAAGAGGCGCAGTACCTGCGGGCCTTCCTTCTCTCGCTGGACGGCGCCATCGTCGAGCGCGAGCGCTAG
- a CDS encoding GlxA family transcriptional regulator: MLRYNGSFPAAIVENMPHRVVIVAFPPAQMLDISGPLDVFAMANVLSRNAGQPEPYELVLAAPEAGPLATTSGVSLLATHSLHDPALTADTLLVAGGPGARQASGGGPLIDALRALCERSGRIGSICTGAFPLAATGLLDHGRATTHWAHFDEFASQFPDVELERNALFVDAGPCHSSAGISAGIDYALSLLEGDQGRALAMQVARGLVVFLKRPGGQAQFSAQLASQASASDAHRFAELTQWMADNLEADLSVERLAERMAMSPRNFARRFVEKMNMAPAKYVERLRVDAARRLLTDGNLPLARVAERCGFSSPDTMRLAFKRHIDVAPNEFRARFRSTGRSVPPPA; encoded by the coding sequence GTGCTTCGCTACAATGGCAGCTTCCCGGCCGCCATCGTAGAGAACATGCCGCACCGCGTTGTCATCGTCGCTTTTCCTCCCGCCCAGATGCTGGACATCTCGGGGCCGCTGGACGTGTTCGCCATGGCGAATGTCCTGTCCCGCAACGCGGGCCAGCCCGAACCCTACGAACTGGTGCTCGCGGCGCCCGAGGCGGGCCCGCTTGCCACCACCTCCGGCGTATCCCTTCTCGCCACCCACTCGCTGCACGATCCCGCGCTGACGGCGGACACGCTGCTGGTGGCGGGCGGCCCCGGCGCGCGCCAGGCATCAGGCGGCGGGCCGCTGATTGATGCCCTGCGTGCGCTCTGCGAACGCTCCGGCCGCATCGGATCGATCTGCACCGGTGCCTTCCCCCTGGCCGCCACGGGCCTGCTGGATCACGGCCGCGCCACCACCCACTGGGCGCATTTCGACGAATTTGCGAGCCAGTTCCCGGACGTGGAACTGGAGCGGAATGCCCTGTTCGTCGACGCGGGCCCTTGCCACAGTTCGGCCGGCATCTCGGCCGGAATCGACTATGCGCTCTCGCTGCTGGAAGGCGACCAGGGACGCGCACTGGCCATGCAGGTGGCGCGCGGACTCGTCGTCTTCCTCAAGCGGCCGGGCGGGCAGGCGCAGTTCAGCGCCCAGCTTGCGTCACAGGCCAGTGCCAGCGACGCGCACCGCTTCGCCGAACTGACGCAATGGATGGCCGATAACCTGGAAGCGGACCTGTCGGTCGAAAGACTGGCCGAGCGCATGGCCATGAGCCCCCGCAATTTCGCGCGGCGCTTCGTGGAGAAAATGAACATGGCGCCCGCCAAATATGTGGAACGCCTGAGGGTGGACGCCGCGCGCCGCCTGCTCACGGACGGCAACCTGCCGCTGGCGCGGGTGGCCGAACGCTGCGGTTTCAGCTCGCCCGATACCATGCGGCTGGCCTTCAAACGCCATATCGACGTGGCTCCCAACGAATTCCGTGCGCGCTTCCGCAGCACCGGCCGCTCCGTCCCCCCGCCCGCCTAG